The sequence TGATGAAGACGCTCTGGGAGAGTCCCCGCAGGCCCGTTTCACCCCAGTGCAGAACGGTCCCGGTGATCATCCCGTTGTTCATGATGACCTGAATCCCACGAGCAACAGCAACGATGATGGCAACGCTCAGGAAGTCGGCCATCCCCTTCATGAAGGCGTCCATGAACTCGCCTTCCGTCATGTGGTAGACCCACATGATCAGAACGGACATGAAGAGGAAGAGCATGGTGATTTCGTTGAAGTACCAGGTCCCCAGTGGGGCAATATCATGACCGACCAGGTTGCCCAGGAACGGAATCCCGGTCAGCCACTTGGTGAACTTGTCAAAGAAGTTCCAGTGGGCGTTCAGGTTGGTCCACGGAACCAGCCCGAGGATCATGATGACGAAGGTCGCACCGAAGAGCCAGAGCACGGCCTTTTGCCGACCGGTCATCTGGTGCTCGTCGTCGGTCCGCGTCTTGATCTCGAACCGCTTCTCATCCTCGGCCCGCTGGTCGTAAATCAGTGACTTGGTCGGGTCCTTCTGGATGACGGAGGCGTAGTGGTAGACGTAGATGATGCTGACGGCGGTCGTGATGATCAACAGGAGGAGCCGCGAGCCCAGCCCGTCACCTGGCGAGATGTTCAGGGTCTGTGATGCAACCCCGGTGGCAAATGGGTTCACGGTCGAGGCCAGGCACCCAACCTGGGTTCCGACCAGGGCGATGGCAACGGCAACCAGTGAGTCGAAGCCGACCCCCATCATAACCGGAATCAGCAACGGGTAGAAGGCGATCGTTTCTTCACCCATCCCGTAAGTCGATCCCCCGATGGCAAACAGGATCATCAGGATTGGAATCAGTTGCTTTTCGCGGCCCTTGTAGCGGCGAACAATCGAACTGATCCCTTCGTTCAAGGCGTCGGTCTTATTGACGACCCCCAAGAAGCCCCCAATGACCAGGATGAACAGGGAAACCGAGATCGCACCCTCGGTCTTCTTGTCCCCGACCATCCCGATGACCGGTGCCATGAAGACGTCCCAGATCCCCTGTGGCTTGCTGGAAACGGCCTTGTAGGTCCCGGAAATGATGTTCCCGGCCTTATCCGTGGCGTAGGTCCCGGCCGGAATAATCCAG comes from Limosilactobacillus sp. and encodes:
- a CDS encoding YfcC family protein is translated as MPTAYTILFIIIVIIAILTWIIPAGTYATDKAGNIISGTYKAVSSKPQGIWDVFMAPVIGMVGDKKTEGAISVSLFILVIGGFLGVVNKTDALNEGISSIVRRYKGREKQLIPILMILFAIGGSTYGMGEETIAFYPLLIPVMMGVGFDSLVAVAIALVGTQVGCLASTVNPFATGVASQTLNISPGDGLGSRLLLLIITTAVSIIYVYHYASVIQKDPTKSLIYDQRAEDEKRFEIKTRTDDEHQMTGRQKAVLWLFGATFVIMILGLVPWTNLNAHWNFFDKFTKWLTGIPFLGNLVGHDIAPLGTWYFNEITMLFLFMSVLIMWVYHMTEGEFMDAFMKGMADFLSVAIIVAVARGIQVIMNNGMITGTVLHWGETGLRGLSQSVFIILTYIFYIPMSFLIPSTSGLAAATMGIIGPLGHFAHVSGSLVITAYQAASGWVNLITPTSGVVMGALAIAHVNVSVWWKWMLKLMIYLFIVTCVFLGVAAVL